From Xylocopilactobacillus apis, a single genomic window includes:
- a CDS encoding ATP-binding cassette domain-containing protein: MSYLELHDIHKSYFLVKEEFPVLKGISLNFDRGEFVSILGESGGGKSTLMNIIGGLDHNYQGDVVIDGKSLKDATENQMDAYRRDTIGFIFQNFNLIGHLSVLDNVLSSLDMTSLSHSERENRAKELLNEVGLSEHIHKLPGQLSGGQKQRVAIARALASDPSIIIADEPTGALDSKNTQDVLDILQSIAKNGKLVIVVTHSETVAKFGTRIVHLTDGKIDQDQHLKAPYPVVDDKKAFKSRSLPWLDSYKNAFKHLMFHFGRNFLIILGTAIGLFSVMFFLGLGHGATKYMNKTVDSLANPRVLQVSKHLSNNNTSDLANMKLTDKQLNTLKKLDHVKKVEKSYYVETFSIQIGQKNYSSQILQSKNSSFRSDSIKPGKLPGKNEIVVDKSSIAQGWSKKNWKKIVGKPVTLHLNVIDSHGQPKVLTKTLTVSGVSQAMSSVSYDTIGEMFKSNGMKFEPNYATIVVDNVNNVKNVKNKIRELKNSKGKRLYNLLGVGVILDNITQITSIVTFVLALIAGISLLVSALMIIVSMYMSVTERTKEIGILRAIGQRKKDIRRLFTSESLFIGIFAAILGLVMSFILQILVNNATYGMIKYRGIISITTGNIIFAFVIAIIISLLAAFFPSRRAARLDPIESLANE; the protein is encoded by the coding sequence ATGAGCTATCTCGAATTACACGACATTCATAAATCATATTTTTTAGTTAAAGAGGAATTTCCAGTTTTAAAAGGTATCTCTCTCAATTTTGATCGCGGAGAATTTGTTTCAATCCTCGGTGAATCTGGCGGTGGAAAATCAACCCTGATGAATATTATTGGGGGCCTTGATCATAACTATCAGGGAGATGTAGTAATTGATGGAAAGTCACTTAAAGATGCGACCGAAAACCAAATGGATGCGTATCGGCGTGATACGATTGGTTTTATTTTTCAAAACTTTAACCTGATTGGTCATCTTTCAGTTTTGGATAATGTTTTAAGCAGTCTCGATATGACTTCACTAAGTCACAGTGAGCGGGAAAACAGAGCCAAAGAACTTTTAAACGAAGTGGGACTATCTGAACATATCCATAAACTCCCAGGACAATTATCCGGCGGACAGAAGCAACGTGTCGCAATTGCGCGTGCTTTAGCCAGTGATCCTTCAATCATTATTGCTGATGAACCAACCGGAGCCCTTGATTCTAAAAACACGCAGGACGTTCTTGATATTCTTCAAAGTATTGCCAAAAATGGCAAATTAGTTATTGTGGTAACTCACAGTGAGACTGTTGCTAAGTTTGGAACACGAATTGTTCACTTGACTGATGGTAAGATCGATCAAGATCAGCATCTTAAAGCCCCCTACCCTGTTGTTGACGATAAAAAAGCTTTTAAATCGAGAAGTTTGCCTTGGCTTGATAGTTACAAAAATGCCTTTAAACATTTGATGTTCCATTTTGGACGTAATTTTCTAATTATCTTGGGAACAGCGATAGGTTTATTTTCAGTCATGTTTTTCTTAGGTCTTGGTCACGGTGCAACTAAGTATATGAATAAAACCGTTGACTCGCTGGCTAATCCGCGCGTTTTACAAGTCTCTAAACATCTTAGCAATAATAATACTAGCGATTTAGCAAATATGAAGTTGACCGATAAGCAATTAAATACGCTTAAGAAACTTGATCACGTTAAAAAAGTCGAAAAAAGCTATTATGTAGAAACATTCTCAATTCAAATTGGTCAAAAAAACTACAGCAGCCAAATCCTGCAAAGTAAAAACAGTAGTTTTCGCAGTGACAGCATTAAACCTGGTAAATTACCGGGGAAAAATGAAATAGTTGTTGATAAAAGTTCAATTGCTCAAGGTTGGAGTAAAAAGAACTGGAAGAAAATCGTCGGCAAACCAGTTACTCTCCATTTAAATGTAATTGATTCTCACGGTCAGCCGAAAGTACTTACTAAAACTTTAACTGTCAGCGGTGTTTCTCAAGCAATGAGTTCAGTTTCTTACGATACTATAGGTGAGATGTTCAAAAGTAATGGAATGAAATTTGAACCTAATTACGCAACAATTGTCGTTGACAATGTCAATAACGTTAAAAATGTAAAGAATAAAATTCGCGAACTGAAAAACAGCAAAGGCAAAAGGCTTTATAATCTCCTCGGAGTTGGGGTGATTTTGGATAATATTACGCAAATTACTTCAATTGTGACCTTTGTTCTGGCACTGATTGCTGGAATTTCACTTCTTGTGAGTGCATTAATGATTATTGTTTCAATGTATATGTCAGTTACCGAGAGGACCAAAGAGATTGGAATTTTACGTGCAATTGGTCAAAGGAAGAAAGACATCCGGCGCCTCTTCACTTCCGAATCACTTTTTATCGGAATTTTTGCAGCAATTCTAGGACTCGTAATGTCATTCATTCTACAAATACTAGTTAACAATGCAACTTATGGAATGATTAAATACCGAGGAATTATTTCAATCACTACTGGCAATATAATATTCGCTTTTGTCATTGCTATCATCATCTCGCTTTTAGCTGCGTTCTTCCCAAGTCGACGAGCCGCACGACTTGATCCAATCGAAAGCTTAGCTAATGAATAA
- a CDS encoding 8-oxo-dGTP diphosphatase, giving the protein MKRTSLIELTNMCRITNEHGEVLVEDRVKQDWPGITFPGGHVESGESLNDSMIREIKEETVLTIYEPKLCGVCNYLRGDERLIVLLYETSKFSGQIKSSSEGKIFWVNEDQLLNQNITQGFSQIYQVFKNPELSELFCLTIDGNGSHY; this is encoded by the coding sequence ATGAAAAGAACAAGTTTAATTGAGCTAACTAATATGTGCAGAATCACTAATGAGCACGGCGAAGTTCTTGTAGAGGACCGTGTTAAACAAGATTGGCCGGGAATTACTTTTCCAGGTGGTCACGTGGAGTCTGGAGAATCTTTAAACGACTCAATGATTCGAGAAATTAAAGAAGAAACCGTACTTACAATTTATGAGCCCAAACTGTGTGGAGTTTGTAACTATCTTCGCGGTGACGAACGCCTAATTGTTTTATTATACGAAACTTCTAAATTTTCTGGTCAAATTAAATCTTCTAGTGAAGGCAAAATCTTTTGGGTTAACGAAGATCAGTTATTAAATCAAAACATCACTCAAGGCTTCAGCCAAATTTATCAAGTTTTCAAAAATCCTGAGCTTTCTGAACTGTTTTGTCTGACAATTGACGGTAATGGTTCTCACTACTAA
- a CDS encoding 8-oxo-dGTP diphosphatase, with amino-acid sequence MSRATPIELTNMCMITNEKGEVLVEDRLNPEWPGITFPGGHVEMGESLNDAMIREIKEETGLTIFEPKLCGVKDWFQGDERYIVLLYRTKKFSGEIKSSDEGKIFWLEPKKLPQQKLAGGDFMDMYEVFINPKVSEMFYPDDTLKSILY; translated from the coding sequence ATGAGTCGCGCAACACCAATTGAATTAACTAACATGTGTATGATTACTAATGAAAAGGGCGAGGTTCTCGTCGAAGACCGGCTGAACCCAGAATGGCCGGGTATTACTTTTCCGGGGGGTCATGTTGAAATGGGTGAATCCTTAAATGATGCGATGATTCGAGAAATCAAAGAAGAAACCGGACTTACGATTTTTGAACCAAAGCTCTGTGGGGTTAAGGACTGGTTTCAAGGTGATGAGAGATACATTGTTTTACTGTATCGTACTAAGAAGTTTTCTGGTGAGATCAAATCATCAGATGAAGGAAAAATCTTTTGGCTCGAACCTAAAAAACTCCCCCAACAAAAACTAGCCGGTGGCGATTTTATGGATATGTATGAAGTTTTTATAAATCCCAAAGTATCTGAAATGTTTTATCCAGATGATACTTTAAAAAGTATCTTGTACTAA
- a CDS encoding DeoR/GlpR family DNA-binding transcription regulator has protein sequence MLKEERHKKIISLLKEKKILSTIEVANLLHSSVATVRRDFSYLENKGEIVRVHGGCQLVKMSNEEFSFSDKLTYNIKSKKKIGQIAASFVENQTSIYLDAGTTTLQMIDFLPKNVEVITNSVHIALKSLEENLKTILLGGHIKKSTDAMIGSITLNQIKQFHFNFSFIGINGVSEKFGYTTPDPEESNIKQQVLKQSEQSYFLADKSKTGKSFLIKVAELSSYPLITENSSKMNKKE, from the coding sequence GTGTTAAAAGAAGAACGTCATAAAAAGATTATTTCTTTATTAAAAGAAAAAAAGATTCTTAGCACCATCGAAGTTGCCAATCTTCTTCATTCTAGTGTAGCGACCGTCAGACGTGATTTTTCCTATTTAGAAAATAAAGGAGAAATAGTCCGAGTTCACGGTGGATGCCAGCTTGTAAAAATGAGTAATGAAGAATTTAGTTTTTCTGACAAACTAACGTATAACATTAAAAGTAAGAAAAAAATTGGTCAAATTGCTGCATCATTTGTAGAAAATCAAACTTCGATTTACCTCGATGCCGGGACTACTACCCTGCAGATGATCGATTTTCTACCCAAAAATGTTGAAGTAATTACCAATTCAGTTCACATTGCTCTTAAAAGTCTTGAAGAAAACCTAAAAACAATTTTGTTAGGCGGACACATCAAGAAATCAACTGACGCAATGATTGGTTCAATTACTTTAAACCAAATCAAACAATTTCATTTCAATTTTTCTTTTATTGGAATCAATGGAGTGAGCGAAAAATTTGGTTACACTACGCCTGATCCAGAAGAAAGCAACATTAAACAACAGGTCTTAAAGCAAAGCGAACAGTCTTACTTTTTAGCTGATAAAAGTAAAACCGGTAAATCTTTTTTAATTAAAGTTGCTGAATTATCGTCCTATCCATTAATTACGGAGAATTCCTCCAAGATGAATAAAAAGGAGTAG
- the pfkB gene encoding 1-phosphofructokinase: MIYTITANPSMDYVLSLEQINLGEINRTGNTYMFAGGKGINVSRILGNLDLDSVALGFIGGPAGEFIENQMNESALNNKFTRIKDDTRINVKIKAQQETEINGLGPKITKEEKEEFMSNFAVLTSDDIVVAAGSVPPALGEDFYQEVVKTVCDHQAKFVVDTTGQALIDILPYHPLLVKPNREELSEMFNVKLDNLNDIVHYGRELLNKGAQHVIVSMGGDGAVLITPDKVYHSIPIKITIKNSVGAGDSMVAGFVGKYHQTNDALESFRLGVACGSATAASEDLAQAPLIKEMLEKAEINEI; the protein is encoded by the coding sequence ATGATCTACACTATTACAGCTAATCCTTCAATGGATTACGTGTTAAGTCTTGAACAAATAAATTTGGGAGAAATAAATCGCACTGGTAATACTTATATGTTTGCTGGCGGAAAGGGAATCAATGTTTCAAGAATTTTAGGAAATCTTGATTTAGACTCAGTTGCCTTAGGATTTATTGGCGGCCCCGCTGGTGAATTTATTGAAAATCAAATGAACGAATCAGCTCTCAACAATAAATTTACCAGAATCAAAGACGATACCCGGATTAACGTTAAAATTAAAGCCCAACAAGAAACGGAAATTAATGGTCTCGGTCCCAAAATTACTAAAGAAGAAAAAGAAGAATTTATGAGTAATTTTGCAGTGCTGACTTCAGATGACATTGTCGTTGCTGCTGGTTCAGTTCCACCAGCACTAGGCGAAGACTTTTACCAAGAAGTTGTCAAAACGGTCTGTGATCATCAGGCTAAATTTGTTGTTGATACTACTGGACAGGCATTAATCGATATTTTGCCCTACCATCCTCTTCTAGTAAAGCCCAATCGTGAAGAACTCTCAGAAATGTTCAACGTTAAATTAGATAATCTAAATGACATTGTTCATTACGGAAGAGAACTTTTAAACAAAGGTGCTCAACACGTGATTGTCTCAATGGGTGGCGACGGTGCAGTTTTAATTACCCCCGACAAGGTCTACCACTCGATTCCAATCAAAATTACCATTAAAAACTCAGTTGGTGCAGGAGACTCAATGGTCGCCGGTTTTGTAGGTAAATATCATCAAACTAATGATGCTCTTGAATCATTTAGGTTAGGTGTTGCTTGTGGATCTGCAACCGCTGCTTCAGAGGATCTAGCACAGGCTCCGTTGATTAAAGAAATGCTTGAAAAAGCTGAAATAAACGAAATTTAG
- a CDS encoding PTS fructose transporter subunit IIABC, with the protein MNIIDLLDPNVMIMDLKAKNKSEAIDEMAASMEKGGIVNNVEQFKEGIWKREKQTSTGLGEGIAMPHTKNSAVNKATVLFAKSNDGIDYEALDGQPVYVFFMIAAPEGANDTHLQALASLSRYLMKDGFVSELRKTNTPQDVIDLFKNTKIDDEEEEEEPSIETSSDENRPYLVAVTACTTGIAHTYMAEEALKKEAAKENIDIKVETNGASGVEHRLTPAEIKKAVGVIVAADKKVEMDRFDGKHLVQKPVAAGIREPENLIAEALSGNAPIFHGANNSGNNSANDGEKKTVGGAFYQHLMSGVSAMLPFVIGGGIAIALAFLIDQTMGVPQNALSQLGTYHPLAAFFKQIGNSAFNFMLPVLAGYIAYSIAEKPGLVAGFVAGSLAASGYNLTNVGLDPKHATIPSGFLGALVGGFIAGGLMILLKKWFKGAPRSIEGIISILVYPVLGVILTGFIMLVINIPMGWINQGINGFLTSLTGANAAILGLIVGGMMAVDMGGPFNKAAYVFGTATLASTVASGGSVAMASVMAGGMTPPLAIFVASLLFKNKFTKQEREAGLTNIVMGLSFITEGAIPFAASDPARAIPSFVIGSAVTGGLVGMSGIKLLAPHGGIFVIALTTNPLLYILYIAIGAVISGVILGMLRKPVTEE; encoded by the coding sequence ATGAATATTATTGATCTTTTAGATCCGAATGTAATGATTATGGATCTTAAAGCTAAAAATAAATCTGAAGCTATTGACGAAATGGCCGCTTCAATGGAAAAAGGCGGGATTGTCAACAATGTTGAGCAATTTAAGGAAGGAATTTGGAAGCGCGAAAAACAAACATCAACTGGTTTAGGTGAAGGAATTGCAATGCCTCACACCAAAAATTCTGCCGTTAACAAAGCAACTGTGCTTTTTGCCAAAAGTAATGATGGAATTGATTATGAAGCTTTAGACGGTCAGCCTGTTTATGTCTTCTTTATGATTGCAGCTCCTGAGGGTGCTAATGACACTCACTTGCAGGCTTTAGCATCCTTATCACGTTATTTAATGAAAGATGGTTTTGTTAGTGAACTTCGTAAAACTAACACTCCCCAAGACGTGATCGATTTATTTAAAAACACTAAAATCGATGACGAAGAAGAAGAGGAAGAGCCTTCAATTGAAACAAGCAGCGACGAAAATCGTCCTTATCTGGTAGCTGTTACTGCTTGTACTACTGGAATTGCTCACACTTATATGGCAGAAGAAGCTCTGAAAAAAGAAGCTGCCAAAGAAAACATTGATATCAAAGTTGAAACCAATGGTGCAAGTGGTGTTGAACATCGATTAACTCCTGCTGAAATTAAAAAAGCAGTCGGAGTTATTGTCGCAGCTGATAAAAAAGTCGAGATGGATCGTTTCGACGGAAAACATTTGGTTCAAAAACCAGTAGCTGCTGGAATTCGGGAACCCGAAAACCTTATTGCTGAAGCTTTAAGCGGCAATGCTCCAATTTTTCACGGTGCTAATAATAGCGGCAATAATTCAGCTAACGATGGTGAAAAGAAAACAGTCGGAGGTGCATTTTATCAGCATTTAATGAGTGGTGTTTCAGCAATGCTGCCATTCGTTATCGGTGGTGGTATTGCAATTGCTCTTGCTTTTCTAATCGATCAGACCATGGGAGTTCCCCAAAATGCTCTTTCACAATTGGGTACGTATCATCCATTAGCTGCCTTCTTTAAACAAATTGGTAATTCTGCTTTTAACTTTATGTTACCTGTTCTGGCGGGTTATATTGCCTATTCAATTGCAGAAAAGCCTGGGCTAGTAGCCGGATTTGTAGCTGGATCACTAGCGGCTAGCGGTTATAATTTAACAAACGTTGGATTAGATCCAAAACATGCGACGATCCCTTCAGGTTTCTTAGGTGCTTTAGTTGGTGGTTTTATTGCTGGTGGATTAATGATCCTTTTAAAGAAATGGTTCAAAGGCGCACCCCGCTCAATTGAAGGAATTATCTCAATTTTAGTTTACCCAGTTCTTGGTGTAATCCTAACTGGATTTATTATGCTGGTGATTAACATTCCAATGGGCTGGATCAATCAAGGAATAAATGGATTCCTTACAAGCTTAACTGGCGCAAATGCAGCAATTCTTGGCCTAATCGTCGGTGGAATGATGGCAGTCGACATGGGTGGTCCTTTCAACAAAGCTGCATACGTCTTCGGAACCGCTACACTTGCTAGTACCGTTGCCAGTGGTGGAAGTGTTGCAATGGCTTCTGTCATGGCCGGTGGGATGACACCCCCACTTGCAATCTTTGTTGCATCTCTTCTATTTAAAAACAAATTTACTAAACAAGAACGTGAAGCTGGTTTAACAAATATCGTTATGGGACTTTCATTTATTACCGAAGGAGCAATCCCATTTGCCGCTAGTGACCCTGCCAGAGCGATCCCTTCATTTGTTATTGGATCTGCAGTAACTGGTGGGTTAGTCGGAATGTCAGGAATTAAACTTTTGGCTCCGCACGGTGGAATTTTCGTTATTGCTTTAACTACTAATCCACTTCTATACATATTATATATTGCAATTGGTGCTGTTATTTCTGGTGTAATTCTAGGAATGCTGAGAAAACCAGTTACTGAAGAATAA
- a CDS encoding PTS sugar transporter subunit IIA, giving the protein MISLILVSHGDLAAGVKNAADIIFGKEKDVVTISYTPEIGPSDLKEKLEHELKNLINSNGFLFMADIFGGAPYNVAAEIVIEDPKNRSLLSGLNLSMLLEAYSARLSYRDPNKLADYLIDISKMDIKKFDPSIRARI; this is encoded by the coding sequence ATGATAAGTCTAATTTTAGTCTCTCACGGTGATTTAGCTGCTGGAGTTAAGAATGCTGCTGACATTATTTTCGGCAAAGAAAAAGATGTTGTAACGATAAGTTATACTCCCGAGATTGGTCCATCTGATTTAAAAGAAAAACTTGAACATGAACTTAAAAATTTGATAAATTCAAATGGATTCCTTTTCATGGCCGATATCTTTGGCGGAGCTCCTTATAATGTTGCAGCAGAAATTGTAATTGAAGATCCTAAGAATCGCTCTTTATTATCTGGTTTGAATCTTTCAATGCTGCTTGAAGCGTACTCTGCCCGTTTATCTTATCGAGATCCCAACAAATTAGCTGATTATTTAATTGACATCAGCAAAATGGATATTAAGAAATTTGACCCTTCGATTAGAGCAAGAATATAG
- a CDS encoding Ltp family lipoprotein, with the protein MNKINNIKLPNTKETSNYNDKMNGYSQENSSDNSQFYRFKDTSRINTKAHKRFYLHWEFWIILILAILSVAPIGSKTNLNWSFGSSKTSKSDSSSKDDSSLEDVIKEVKNFADDGMSEHETYKFLTGDSFNYRKETVKKAIKEANIDWNQVALKSANNYLGDTSAKSKDGIYKLLTFKDGSKFTSSQAKYAVEHIKADWNKMALKCAQNYVKLDSFSDSEKGLYNLLSSKKYEGFTSSQANYAIKHVKVDWNKLALQKAREYQNITHSAKETKKWMMDDREPFSDQQIEYAISHLK; encoded by the coding sequence ATGAATAAAATAAACAACATAAAATTACCAAATACAAAGGAAACATCAAATTATAATGATAAAATGAACGGTTACTCTCAAGAGAACTCGAGCGATAACTCTCAGTTTTATCGTTTCAAAGATACCAGCAGAATAAATACCAAAGCTCATAAAAGATTTTATCTCCATTGGGAATTCTGGATAATTTTAATTTTAGCCATATTAAGCGTTGCTCCTATCGGGTCAAAAACAAATTTAAATTGGAGTTTTGGCAGTTCAAAAACTTCTAAAAGCGATTCTTCTTCAAAAGATGATTCTTCATTGGAAGATGTAATTAAAGAAGTAAAAAATTTTGCTGACGATGGAATGTCCGAACACGAAACCTATAAATTTTTAACCGGAGATTCTTTTAACTATCGTAAGGAAACTGTTAAAAAAGCCATCAAGGAAGCTAATATTGACTGGAATCAAGTAGCATTAAAATCTGCGAATAACTATCTGGGAGATACTTCTGCAAAATCTAAGGATGGAATTTATAAACTACTGACTTTTAAAGATGGATCTAAATTCACGTCATCCCAAGCAAAGTACGCAGTTGAACATATCAAGGCTGATTGGAATAAGATGGCTCTAAAGTGTGCCCAAAATTATGTTAAGCTGGATTCCTTTTCTGATTCAGAAAAAGGGCTCTACAATCTTTTAAGTTCAAAAAAGTATGAAGGATTTACTTCTTCGCAGGCAAATTATGCCATAAAGCATGTTAAAGTGGACTGGAACAAATTAGCTTTACAAAAAGCGCGTGAATATCAAAATATAACTCATTCAGCTAAAGAAACAAAAAAATGGATGATGGATGACAGAGAACCATTTTCAGATCAGCAAATTGAATATGCAATCTCGCATTTAAAATGA